agaagaagattaaaggtgagtttggatgggtggtgCATTTACCTGCAGTTAGTATAAAAACAGCAGTAACAGTAAGATTATGTATTGTAATGTGAGACAAAATGTAAGCTAAACGCAACGCACCTCCACTGTCCATCTAAACCCACTCTAAATTTCGAAAAGATAAAGAAGAAGACTAAGTTGCGAGGAAGAGAggggaaagtaaagaaaataaagagaataaaaaaatcattaaaaactcaaaatttgaggaaaggaaagaaattgacattcaaaaagttaaaagaaatagtAAACAAAGCATAAGGTTAAACACATCATATGCACTAGTTTTGGGTTTTCACATGAttcgaaaaaaatattaatttaatatacaaatctaattaaataagaattataatatattttaaaaattatttatattgataatagtttaaaatgctaataaaaataaaattaattattgtaaaaatattattaatagtaaaaataatagtatgatatctttcaaaaatagtaaccattacatataaaataatgataaataaaacatacaacTGATACTGATATATAccaatatcaataaaaaaaaaaacaactccCTTAATACAAATAAGAGGgaaaaaaacaataacaattaCTTCATCGAGATAGAAACTAAACGAATTTTCCAAGACAAAACTAgattaataattaacaatcGTGGATGAAGAAACTTCTTTTCATCCAACGGTTGTCATCAATTTGACAAAGTCATCATAGTTGACCTGACCATCACCGTCCAAATCAGCTTCTTTGATCATCTGCTCCACCTCTTTGTCGCTTAATTTCTCACCAAGATTGATCATCACATGCCTTAGCTATATATAATAAccaaaaaagaatttttatgtAGTGAATACAAATAGTAAAAGagaaataaggaaaaataaaaggcatcttttaatttataaaaaaattattttaacttttaataaatttttatttttattttagaattgtattttcatcaaataacctaaaatgaatgcaaaatttaacattttttaaactttatttatgtGTATTGacatgttttaataaatttttaaaattttaaaattttaaaaatattttataaattaaaacttattaaaattattaaaagtataaaatatatatattttaaaaatttaaaattaattaaatgttaacttGTGTATCTGCATCAACAAAGTTCACAAGCGTTAacttttcctttcattttgaggtgatttgataAAACACAAATTCAAAGGTTAAAGAAGACGAGGATTAAATGAAAGGTAAacttgattattttgtaaaattgaaggGCCAAAAGGTGATTATACCAAAATaagaataagataaaataaactgGTCTGTATCCATAAAACAAgagaaattttcattaatttctcaAGCGAATAATACATGTGATTATGAagttttcaattattttcaGAAGTTCAAACTtgtagttattattattattaataattacacCACATAAAAAATACACCAAATTCGAcgataaaaaacaaataatttgaaatgattgaaaacgtgtgaataaaaagatataacacaggtatatttatatattggaAATTGCATAATATATACCACCTgctaattatatttattcaaacaaaattattcGGATGTAAAACATTGCAAAAATAACGTCTCATTTAACATATGATTTCtttcatttgtatcctactTTGGTCATTTTTGTGTCTCTTCTTTATTCTACCATATGCCAGCTATCAATGTAATGTTTGAATAGATTTTCATTGATAGTCAAATAGCAAAGCAAAAGCTCCCTTTGCCTTTGCCATGTGATATGAGTGCAacactattatttaattagattttcatTGATAGTCAAATAGATTTTCATGTGAAATGTGTGCAACAGTATTGTAACCCAAGTCAAAAGTTCTCCTTTAATTTAtagtgtttttaataaaaataataatatttgatgcatttcgctacataaattttatgtaccattaataaattataaatgctaataattttatttaaatataattaaacattaaacttaactattataaataaatattaatacttttgtaatttagaatcttaaatcttaaatttaagggtttagAGCTAGAATATTGGGTATAAGGTTTAAGAtctttaacatttattttataattaattattatttaattatatttaaataaagttattaatttttatttataagtcgtccactacttttttatttaatgatgatttattatgttattaaacACCGATGATGCATGGGATTTATGCACTCAATTTGTAAACTCCCACAATCAATATACCATACATTAGCATTCAAATGTTGGGTTATAACTTGAAAGGAGTAATGTGgcatttaaaagaaaagcagGAAAATATTgcattaattaaaacaaaaaaccaagaaaaatatattataattgacCTCATTAGCTGAGATGTACCCATTTTGATCTTTGTCAAAAACCTTGAAAGCCTCTTGAAGTTCTTCTTCTGCATCAGTTTCCTGGTTTTTTGAGGGAAACCAAacaagttcaatctttttcagttgttttgcttatttttctagtttttaattttcttttttctcataattttatttaccttCATTTTCTTGGCCATCAAGTTGAAGAACTCTGCAAACTCAACAGCTCCATCGCCATCAGCATCAAATTCAGTGATCATGTCGTGGAGTTCTTCTTCTGTGGGATATCGGTCCAGTGAACCAATCACCATTGCCAATTCTTCAACGGTAACGCAACCTAATAAACATgcagcattataagcatgaagtACGAAGGGAAAAATGAAAAGGATGAACTAACCATTCCCATCTTTGTCAAACAGACAGAAGGCTTCTTTGAACTCAACAATCTGTTCTTCACTTATAATATCTCTCATGATTGTTTGTTTGGTTCccgggaagaagaagaaaaagaaaaaaccgtCGAGAAAACTTGGGAGGTTTAAGAGAGTGTGAGAGAGAAAGGAGTATGTTGTTGAGTATAGCTCAAGCTTAGCGGGGTTTATGTAGAATTCCAATGCAAGgaattgttttttgtttttttcttcataaatataaatttagtctatactcattttatcatttcgtctattttttaaaagtcattTCAACTTTTAAGCTTTaggtaaaactattaaaattttaattgtattgaTACGTGAACTCATGTggcattttaaatatatttcattattaatatgaataaatttttaaaacttttatcaactctttctaattttatttatttttaaataaatttttaaattttataaattagatGTAAGCTGTATTGTGAGTGACCACATtaatatagttaaaattttaatagtttagtcaattttatgttaaaataaagtaatttaactaaaatttaaaaattaaggattaaaatgaccttaaaaacaataaaagttaaaataataaaataaataaatattagtaactaaatatattattatacccTTAAAAGAagtagtttatattttataagtcAAATCAGGCTTATGACCTAAGTTTTCTTTGATCTTTTGAAAGAGATTATGACCTAAGTTGTTCTCACGCTACTTCTAACTTCTATCTCTCTTCTCCAACAATaccgtttttaattaaaacaaatcgTATTGTCTTGTTTATATACATAGTAGTGGTTGAGAGattggaaatttaattttatatttttaattttaagaatttaatttttatttttaaaattttaaaatttatgttaaaattttaaaaatattttattaaatttagatttattattaagtatttttgttatattactATAAAgtgagttttttaattttaaaatgtcacactaataaattaaaaaaataaatttaataattgaactcaattttgaaatttaaaagtaaagtaactaaatttatagaaataaaatataaaactaaatttcaaatctaTAAAAGTACAAGTGTGacgtattttaatttattcaaggAGAATTTGATATACGGTCAGAAAAAGTTCTTACACTTTTCAGGCAAGTTAAGAGTATGAAAAgtgtattataaaatttaataaaaataaaaaaattaattatataaataaatactctATTTgtcacatataaaattttaaaaattcacttacaataattaaactaaaaatataatgataaaatatgtatttaaatattttctcttctGAAAAGGACattggtttaataataaaaagaaaagaaaggtttGAGATTAATTAAAATGGTAGGCTGGATTCTACTTGTAGAATAGTGGggcattaaaatttaaagacagCTGTGAGGGTTTGAATTAAACTAGTAAAGCATTCCAAGAGACAAAGTATAGGGAACTGTGTACTCTGTTTAACCCTAAAAACCGCATCAATACTCCaatatttgaaaaacataaCCATTTGCCTTtgaaaccaaaaaaacaaacattTCTTTTAGGTTAAGacatgaaatataataatattattaatatgaaaattataaattgtgtgattttatatataattaaagtagGGATCtagtaaattataaaatgtcgATAAATAAAGAAAGGAAGTCTACATGTGCATGGCTGCGCCTGGTCTTACTATTATTTTTGAGATAATTACtccaaacatctttaaattttaaattcctctataaattttaaagcagtctaattgaattttaaaatattaatattatattaattatgtcTTTTGTTAGGCTACATGTTCATTTTGGCATTAAAGGTTGGTTTAGATTTAATGtacaacatatttaaaacatgtaaattgtgACCGTGTATATACCTATCAGAGGTAAATTTAGAGGGGCTAGTATTGGATCCGGCTctccctaaaataaaaaattattatttaggtcttttaaattttaaattagtaaagtaaaattgtactttgactcccctaaaattataaaaattctatttaatcatttaaaaattataaagatatagattataaaaaattaaaattttattcggcCCTCCCTAAAAAATTGTTCTGCCTTCGCCCCTGATGCATATTGTATAGACAATTTGTTGAGGTGTTTAAAAAATGACATTGTGAATAGAAGTTAAAAAGGTTGTTTTCTTAATATGTTAGATCAACTTATTCATATAGTAAGTACACAcgtgtttataatttaatatgttagATCAACTTATTCATATAGTAAGTACACACGtgtttataatttgatctaCGTGTTTTAAATATACTCTATGCCATATTCAACGTCCAAACTAACAACTAGGCTAATATGGAAAAATCTGATTGATACGATACGGTACTTTATAAAATGTTTTGGAATTCAAGGAGTGAGTGGATACCATTGAAACTAGctctatttgtttttatttctgaATAGGAACAGAAACGGTAACCTTGAGTACGGTTGTACACTGAAATGTTGAGTAATTAAAAACTTGGAATATAATCAACTTGCCAATAAAATAGTGCAGTGAGTTAAGGAGTTTACCTACTGGGGCTTTTCAGATGAATATTAGATATAAAACTCATCAGATCTGATACATTCAAGTTTCATCAATGATTGTATGAATGTTGTTTAGAATTGGAACTTGGTGACAATAAATATCATCTAAATATATCCCATTGACTAAtgtatttattctttttctaaGCTCAacttttatcactttttcaAAGTTCCAATCTAAACCATCCAATTCTTCTTCCTTTTCCCTAATATTCTTTTCATATAAACCCACCAAACAACTTGCAACTGCAAACCCGCCGGTTTGTAGTTAATAGTGAAAACCAATGCGTTTCATAgtcctatattttattttgaatgtctCCACGCTAGGATTTGAATTTCCTTCGCTCAACTcacattcattcaatttcagtaATTGCTTATAAACCAACATAAATATAAGTTCAACAATGATCACTATTACAGTTACCAATTAAAGAGAAATATAGAATAATAATGTACCCATCCAGCCCGGGGAATATTGGGAATTACACACTCACTCGAAGGTGAAATTTGTATATTCACCCATCTAGTTCGAAGATTATTAGGAGTTACAAGTTGCACTCGTTCAAAGGTAAGATCTGTATACACCTGGCATTGTCCACAAGACACTGTCCACAGGGTTTTAGGCCACAAATCTCAATCATGAATCCAGTCCTAATCTCATACCAATTacttatatatttgaactaGATACAACTTcatattgttttcaatttcaattctttATCAATCCCTTATAAGCACTCATAATTCATAATTGATACTCAAGATCACATCACATTTCAAATAGGGAGGTAAAGAATATACTTGAGAAAACTGACAACCCAATCAAAAGGATTGGAGCTTGCACCTTAAagatgcattatgggcctatcgaaTGGCCTGTAAAACGCCTATAGGTATGTCCCCTTATTGATTGGTTTTTGACAATCCATTACACTTTCCTCTCGAGCTATCACACCGAGCATATTAGGCCATTCAACAATGCAACATGAACGAAACTGGAGAAAATAGAAAGTTGGAATCGTAAGAATTGGAGGAAATCTGAAATGACGCCTATGAGAACTCgcaaatataaaaaagataagACTACGGCCTTTCATGATAAGTGCATTCATCGAAAGATTTTCATAATTGGACAGAAAGTTTTGTTATGTAATTCTCGTTTGAAATTATTCCCCAAAAAATTGTGCTTTAAATGGATGGGGTCATTTGTTGTTATTAACATTTCAacagttgaaaaaaaaaaaaacagataccAAAAAGATTCTTAAAGTAAATGGTCAACGCTTGAAGCCTTTTTACGAGGGTTTTCTAAAGCATAGTGTCAACATTATAAATCTAGAACTTCCGGTCTATGAAGACGTGATGTccactaaattaactaaaaatttgactaaggtaagtgcacctatcaattaatagtataactaTGTTGAGCACAAATATCGTTCCCTCGAGGATTACATTTCCTAGTACCTAATAATtcaaagaattaattaaaactaaaattaattggCTAAATTAACTACGAATGcgacaaagaaataaaacataaaaataatcaaatatcaaccAATTGACTAAATAATACCCATGTAAGAATCCACTTAAAATTCATCTAAAATTCTCAAtccaatttattcaatttatttccttAGTTTCCCTGATTTTAGAAATCCCAAACTTATGTTAATCTCTTTCGAATATAAAAGCAACTAACTCtatgttgattaattgaaatttctttctaattaaaacccctattgtcgcattaattcatttatatggatttccctattagatttgattcTAATCctgtagatttatgtcgtcctatttctaggattgcatgaaACTCCATTCAACTACGCAAGATCTAATCATAAGACGAGTCTATTCAACCTCAAATTCATGCACATCAAGTATGGATTAAAATCCTAGA
This genomic window from Gossypium raimondii isolate GPD5lz chromosome 10, ASM2569854v1, whole genome shotgun sequence contains:
- the LOC105775919 gene encoding calmodulin-like protein 8, with product MRDIISEEQIVEFKEAFCLFDKDGNGCVTVEELAMVIGSLDRYPTEEELHDMITEFDADGDGAVEFAEFFNLMAKKMKETDAEEELQEAFKVFDKDQNGYISANELRHVMINLGEKLSDKEVEQMIKEADLDGDGQVNYDDFVKLMTTVG